The window CGCTAAAAACAGTACCAAAACATGGGTAGAAATATTCGAAGCGCAGGCTGCAGCCACACCTCATGCAATAGCTGTCAAATGTCTGGATCAGGTACTTGATTACGCGGAGCTAGAGCAGATAACGTCGAGTATCGCTAAAAAACTACGAAGTAGGAAAATCGAGCGCGACTCGATAGTTGCGTTGCTGGATCATCGGGATATCGACCTCGTCATTATGATGATTTCTGTTTTGCGGGCGGGAGCAGCATTTTTACCGATTGACCCGACACACCCCCCGCAAAGGTGGTGCGATATTCTTGAAGAAGCTCAGCCCGATCTGGCCATTATAGGGCATCGGTTGAGCAATGAGCGAAGTACCGTAGAAGGCTCGATCGAGATTAAACGCCTGCTTAGCTTTGGCGAACTACTCAGCGAGCCTGAGGCTAATGAAAGTTTAAATTTTCCTAAGTCTGATGATTTGGCTTACGTTATTTACACATCGGGTTCGACGGGCAAACCCAAAGGGGCGATGGTTGAGCACTTTGGAATGCTTAACAATATGCATACAAAGCTCGATCCATTGGAGACGACCTCAGCAGATGTCATTGCCCAAACTGCGTCGCAGTGTTTTGATGTTTCTGTTTTTCAGTTTCTCGGCGCTGTGACATTCGGTGGCTCAGTGGTAATCGTGCCTCACGCGTTGGTAATCGATCCTGAACGGTTTCTCCAGTATCTAGATCAACATCAGGTAAGTATATGGGTAGTAGTTCCGTCCGTTCTACATGCGCTGCTGCCCTTTAAGCAACCTCTGCCGAGTTTGCGCTGCTTGCACTCCACAGGTGAAGCATTTCCACCGTCGCTCACCGACCGTTGGTTCGCCCAGTACCCGGGCATTCCAATTTATAACGACTATGGCCCTGCTGAGTGTTCCGACACCGTAGCTTTCGACATTATTAGTGAGCCTTGCGAGAAAGTATTTATCGGCAACGCAGCACCCAACGTACGCCTGTATATTGTCGATGAAAATTTAAGCCTCGTACCGATGGGCGCCGTAGGTGAGCTGGCGGTATCCGGTGCAATATTAGGCAGAGGTTATTTAAACCGACCCGACCTCACAGAAGCCGCATTTGTGCAAAATCCCTACGCTGTTGATGAGAGCGATCGGCGACTCTACCTCACCGGTGACTTGGTTCGACGACATAACGACGGTCGTTTGGAATATCTTGGCAGAAAAGACTTTCAAGTGAAAATACGGGGTTTTCGCATTGAACTCGGTGAAATTGAGAAAAATATTCTTAAATATCCGGGGGTCGCGCAGGCTGTCGTCCATCCGGTAGACTCGGGTGAGCTTGGAAAGCAGCTGGTTGCCTACTTGGTGGCGGACGACGCTGTTTCCTGGGACGGGCTTAGAGTCTTTTTAAGGGAGCGTCTTCCCGATTACATGGTGCCTGCAATATGCATAAAACTCGATGCTTTTCCGCTATCAGAGAATGGTAAGGTGGCCCGTCGCAGATTGCCAATTCCCGATGAAAAGGTTTGGCGACGTAACGAGTATGTAGCACCCGAGGGGCGGATTGAAACGGTTTTGGCGAATATATGGCAGGATGTACTAGGCGTGGGAAGCGTCGGTCGGTACGACAATTTTTTTGATCTGGGCGGAAACTCCCTGCTTGCTATCAGTATGCTCAGTCGTCTCAAGGTGTGCGATATACAACTATCTATTAATGAGATATATCAAAATCCAGTTTTAGTTGATTGTTGCGAAGGTCTTGTTCGTGCGAGTCGCGAAATTGGGGATTGGCTTTCGAGCGCGGATATTGACTTCCGAGAATTGCAACTGGAGATTGAGGGTAAGTCAGTACATATCGTGTTGATCAATAAGATTTACCAAAGCAGATTTTTTGATTTGCGCAGGTCTAACGAATTTGGGTGTGAAAAATATCCTGCATTTATTAGATTTACTGATTCTTTAGACGACGCAGTGCAAGACTTGCAAAGAAACGGACTCGCCTCCTTGCCGCGCAACGAAAAATCGACGCAATACACGTCTTTCGTTCAACTGGATGCAGCGCTGAAAAAATACGAGGAGGATCTTTTAGCGCTTGAAATTGTATCCCAGTTTCCCCTCAGCCCGATGCAAAAGGAATGGCTGATGTGGGACGCGCGCGAGGGCGTGGAATGGATGGTGTTTAATGGCGCCTATTCGGCTGAGGAGCTTCAACGTGCGAGCCAGAAATTTTTCAATCGACACGATCTATTGCACGCATGGCTGGATAAAAACGCGATTTTATGGAATGAAATGCGTACGGAGTGCAGCGAAATCACTATTCCTCTACTAAATGTAGAACTCGCTTCGCAATCAGAGAAAGACGAAATTTTACAAGAGGTTATCGAAACTCTTCTAAAGACCTGTAAAAAATCGTATTTGAATTATGCTGCGGTCTGGGTAAGCGTCAGCGACACAGAGCATCACTTTATCATGGCCGCAGACCATTTGGTGACCGACGGTGCATCCGCCACTATTATCGAACAGGGCCTACAGCAATTGCTAGACCAAGAAAGTGGTCCTCTTCCCGTAAATTACAGAGACTATGTCGCGCAAGTCTGGTCCGGGGCCACAAACGATGCATTTGATATTGCCGATTCGCTGCTGAACTTTACTGAAATTGTTCGGCTGAGAACCCTGGTTAGTCAAAGGGGGGAGCTGCGAAAGGCATTTGATTTGATGCACCTACAACTGGAAGTCCCGTTCGTTGACAAATTTCGTATGGCGGAAGAGGCTTTCGAAATATTTAAACGTATAGTGAGCTACTTATTTGATCTCGACCAGTTTGTCATGACTCTAAACCAATACGGACGAAAGGTCGGCCAAAAGACGTATTACGATCAAGTGGGATTGTTTCTGGATAAAATTCCAATGGTAGTAAACACGAGTACAACGTTGGCAGAGGTCAGTAGCAAAGTGGAGCAGTTGGTTAATAACAACGTAAACTTCCTAGCTTTAAAGCAAAGCGGTTTTGATGCCTGCGAAGCTGCGGCTCCTAAACTAACAGAAGAGATTGTATTTAACTTCGTTATGCAAAGCTTAACCGCACAAACAGAGATAATTGTATCGAAAGTAAATATGAAGGAAGTATTGCGAGATTTTGAAGGCATATTGTTCGAAGCCTACCCCTCTGCCAACGGCTTGGTGATACAGCTCGCGTTTAAAGGGCAGCAGGACGAGGCTGCATATCTTAAAGACTTGCTAGGCGCAAATGATTTTAGCGTTACTCGTTTGCTTTCGGAAAGACACAGTAGCGAGCCAACTCCGGCGTAGTTGTGCTGGTTCGGATGGCGATAAGTCAATGACGAATCATGTGAATACGCCTGTCTAAGCATGGCAATTTTCGACTCGTTTAACGAGTAGCCAAGCCGCTGGCGTTTAGTCATTTTATGCGCAGACTATCCTCTTGGCTATTGCCGATTTTCGTTCCCATCTGAGCAATTCGACAGAGCGCATTCAGTAATACTTAGGACTGAGGTTGCGAGCCTGCAAACACCGGTGTTAGCGCGCGTTCCAGAGGGTTATCGCGTTGCATACCCGGCTGTATTGGTAATACAATCCGGACCAAGTTTATTATTGGAAAAATATGAAGATTTTAAACGGTGGCCATAATCTGACTCACCAAGTGACTTACAATCTTGGGTTAGATATCGTACGTGGCAAATACAAGTTCGGAGGAGAGTTTCCGACAGAAGCCCAATTGGCAGATCAGTACGATATCAGTCGTAGTGTTATGCGAGAAGCAGTGAAAATGCTCACAGCGAAAGGGCTTATCTCTTCGCGGCCCAGGCAGGGTATTAGGTTGCAAGCTACTTCTGAATGGAATATGTTCGATTCCGATGTTTTGATGTGGACACTGAACAGTCGCCCTTCGCTTGAACTCCTCAAAGAATTTACCCAGCTCCGCGTAGCCATAGAGCCCGAAGCTGCCGCGCTCGCCGCCCAAGGGGCATCCGAAGAGCAAAAGACTGACATTCTCGCTGCATTGGAGCGCATGCGTCAGGCGGAACTGGGTAACGACGATGCACTCGAATCCGACATCGAATTCCATACGACGATTTTGCTCGCAAGCGGAAATCGTTTCTTCATTCAGTTGCGTGACTTTATTGAGACTGCACTTCGGGTAAGTATTACCCACACTAATCGCATAAAAAATGTACATTTTGCCAGCTTCGCAGACCACAAGCGTGTTTGCGACCCCATCATCTCCGGCAACCCGGAATCGGCGCGCACCGCAATAAAAGCGCTTCTTAACGAGGCCATTGACTTGATCGACAGCTCACTATTAACCCGGCGATAAAATAGATGATCCTATCTTTTTTATCGCGCGCCCCTGACGTGCTGGCGTAAATGTGTGAATTTTCCAATACTTCAAAGGCTTACATTGCCCTTTGGGCAATCGCGGCGCATCCTTGCACTGCCTAGTAAGGTCGCAATTTTTTTTGTCGAGTTAATAGGTAAGGAAAAGCGCTAAATCTAAGTACACCTGACTTCTTTTGAATCGACTAGCTTTTGCCTAAACGTTGGACGTTGCTCGAAAGCGTTGAACCTTGTCGACTATTGTTATTCGCATGTAGTCACATTAATATGATAAATATGCATTGGTTTTGTTGTGGCCTTGCTTTGTGTTGTTTTTTAATTTCGATATAAAAAAGTAGAAACCAGGTGATAGCACAGCGAGGCGCTCAAGCGATATTGATGATTACTGCGCCAATATAGCGCTGGCAAAAGCAGAGCGAAAATGGGTTGCCGAATTTGATATCGAGCGTATGGTGGATAATACCTAGCGCTGGCAGTCTGCGAACCCGAAAAGGTACCTGGTGTAAATTGTCGAGAAGGGTTAATGACAATGAATTTTGATCCAAAGGATCACCCACATCGCCGTTTTAATGCGCTAACTGGAGAGTGGGTGTTGGTGTCACCACACAGGGCTAAACGCCCCTGGCAAGGGCAATCTGAGACTCTAGATGTTACCGAGCGCCCAAGCTATGACCCTGATTGTTACTTGTGTCCGGGCAACAAACGTATAACCGGAGATGAGAATCCAAATTACTTGAACACGTTCGTTTTTTCGAACGATTTCGCCGCTCTCCAGGCGAATACACCGAATATGTACAGCGATGACGAGCTATTTCGCCTTGAAGCGGAGCAGGGGGAAGCTCGAGTGATCTGCTTTTCACCTGATCACAGCAAAACACTTCCCGAGTTGGAGCTTACTCAAATAACAAAGATTGTCGAATGTTGGGTAGAGCAGACAAAGGAGCTCAGTGGTCGCTACGCTCATATCCAGGTTTTTGAGAATAAGGGTTCTATGATGGGGTGTTCTATGCCGCATCCGCATGGCCAGGTATGGGCGCAGAAGAACATGCCGACCCTTGTCGCGAAAGAGCATGAGCATCAAGGCACTTACTTCGAGAATAACAACCGCGCGTTATTGTTGGATTATGCGGAGAGAGAACTCAAAGACGGCCAACGACTTGTGGTGAGTAATGATGACTGGATAGTTGTGGTGCCCTGGTGGGCGGCGTGGCCATTTGAAACCTTGGTGTTACCGCGTTTTAGCGTCCAAAAAATGGTAGATCTTAACTCAAGTCAACGGTTGTCGCTGGCAGATGTAGTCCGGCAAATAGCCATCCGATACGATAATTTATTTAATATGTCTTTTCCCTATTCAATGGGTTGGCACGGTGCGCCAATCGATGGTGAGGAGCATTCTGCCTGGCAGCTGCACGGCCATTTTTTTCCGCCTCTTCTGCGCTCGGCTACCGTGAGAAAATTTATGGTGGGTTATGAAATGCTGGCCGAATCACAGCGCGATTTAACGCCCGAACAAGCCGCGGATAAGCTGCGATCTCTGCCCGCCAGCCATTACAAAGCAGCATTAGGTGGCGAGGTGAGCCATGACTGAAGTAACACCTGATGTGCGGGCAGCCCAGGCACATGAAAAACACTTTTCGAAAGCGGCTGAACGTATCTTTAAAGCACCGGGCCGCGTAAATATAATTGGCGAACACACAGATTATAACGATGGTTTCGTATTGCCTGCGGCATTGAATTATTTTAC of the Teredinibacter turnerae T7901 genome contains:
- a CDS encoding FadR/GntR family transcriptional regulator → MKILNGGHNLTHQVTYNLGLDIVRGKYKFGGEFPTEAQLADQYDISRSVMREAVKMLTAKGLISSRPRQGIRLQATSEWNMFDSDVLMWTLNSRPSLELLKEFTQLRVAIEPEAAALAAQGASEEQKTDILAALERMRQAELGNDDALESDIEFHTTILLASGNRFFIQLRDFIETALRVSITHTNRIKNVHFASFADHKRVCDPIISGNPESARTAIKALLNEAIDLIDSSLLTRR
- a CDS encoding UDP-glucose--hexose-1-phosphate uridylyltransferase, whose translation is MTMNFDPKDHPHRRFNALTGEWVLVSPHRAKRPWQGQSETLDVTERPSYDPDCYLCPGNKRITGDENPNYLNTFVFSNDFAALQANTPNMYSDDELFRLEAEQGEARVICFSPDHSKTLPELELTQITKIVECWVEQTKELSGRYAHIQVFENKGSMMGCSMPHPHGQVWAQKNMPTLVAKEHEHQGTYFENNNRALLLDYAERELKDGQRLVVSNDDWIVVVPWWAAWPFETLVLPRFSVQKMVDLNSSQRLSLADVVRQIAIRYDNLFNMSFPYSMGWHGAPIDGEEHSAWQLHGHFFPPLLRSATVRKFMVGYEMLAESQRDLTPEQAADKLRSLPASHYKAALGGEVSHD